In Brevibacillus brevis NBRC 100599, a single genomic region encodes these proteins:
- the yhbH gene encoding sporulation protein YhbH: protein MKDESSFIVSREDWSLHRKGYQDQNRHQEKVKEAIKKNLPDLVSEENIIMSNGREVIKIPIRSLDEYRLRFNFQKGKHGGQGKGNSKVGDVVARDGDPAQGPGKGQGAGDQPGVDYYEAEISVEELQEMLFAELELPNLQQKDEEQIVVEETRFNDVRKKGLMGNIDKKRTLIAAIRRNALAGYSDMELGITDDDLRFKTWEEIIKPHSNAVIIAMMDTSGSMGVFEKYIARSFFFWMVRFLRTKYEKVEIVFIAHHTDAKEVTEDTFFSKGESGGTICSSAYKKALEIIDSRYPTSQYNIYPFHFSDGDNLTSDNERCVKLVKELIERCNMFGYGEVNQYNRHSTLMSAYRHIKEPKFMHCVIREKGEVYKALRTFFGKKEAVR from the coding sequence ATGAAAGATGAATCATCGTTCATTGTCTCCCGGGAAGACTGGTCGCTGCACCGCAAAGGGTACCAGGACCAAAATCGACACCAGGAAAAAGTGAAAGAAGCGATCAAAAAAAATCTGCCCGATCTCGTCAGCGAAGAAAACATCATCATGTCGAATGGTCGGGAAGTCATTAAGATCCCTATTCGCTCCCTGGATGAATACCGATTGCGTTTTAACTTCCAAAAGGGAAAACATGGCGGTCAAGGTAAAGGAAACAGTAAAGTAGGCGATGTCGTAGCCCGTGACGGTGATCCTGCGCAAGGGCCAGGAAAGGGTCAGGGAGCGGGCGACCAGCCAGGTGTAGACTACTATGAGGCTGAAATCAGCGTAGAAGAATTGCAGGAGATGCTTTTCGCCGAGCTGGAGCTGCCGAACCTTCAACAAAAAGACGAGGAACAAATCGTCGTGGAAGAGACTCGGTTCAATGATGTCAGGAAAAAGGGCTTGATGGGCAATATTGATAAAAAACGTACGCTGATTGCGGCCATCCGCCGAAATGCGCTGGCAGGCTACAGTGATATGGAGCTGGGGATCACTGATGATGATCTGCGCTTCAAGACGTGGGAAGAGATCATCAAGCCTCATTCCAATGCTGTCATTATTGCGATGATGGATACTTCCGGATCGATGGGCGTGTTTGAAAAGTATATCGCCCGCAGCTTTTTCTTCTGGATGGTACGGTTTTTACGCACCAAGTACGAAAAGGTCGAGATCGTCTTCATTGCCCATCATACGGATGCGAAGGAAGTGACGGAGGACACCTTTTTCTCGAAAGGGGAGAGCGGGGGGACGATCTGCTCCTCTGCTTACAAAAAAGCGTTGGAGATCATCGATAGCCGCTACCCGACATCGCAGTACAACATTTACCCGTTCCATTTTTCCGATGGCGACAACCTCACGTCTGACAATGAACGTTGCGTAAAGCTGGTAAAAGAGCTCATAGAGAGATGCAACATGTTCGGCTATGGGGAAGTGAATCAGTATAATAGGCACAGTACCCTCATGTCAGCGTATCGCCACATCAAGGAGCCGAAATTCATGCATTGTGTCATTCGGGAAAAGGGCGAGGTATACAAGGCGTTGCGTACTTTCTTTGGCAAGAAAGAAGCTGTGAGGTAA
- a CDS encoding YiaA/YiaB family inner membrane protein, producing the protein MYPQKHRMRNTGAFTFLAYFTLGAGVLLFSIGLYNATGLQLHEKGYYIACMLLVAVGSILTQKVVRDNAEDRAIIEEQEREFNLKVSKVEKETPK; encoded by the coding sequence ATGTATCCACAAAAGCATCGGATGCGCAACACGGGAGCCTTCACTTTCTTGGCATACTTTACATTAGGCGCAGGTGTACTGCTATTTTCCATCGGTTTATACAATGCGACGGGTCTTCAGCTGCACGAAAAGGGATACTATATCGCATGCATGCTTCTAGTAGCAGTTGGATCGATTTTGACACAAAAAGTAGTGAGAGATAATGCAGAGGATCGAGCGATTATTGAGGAGCAGGAAAGAGAATTTAACTTGAAGGTATCGAAAGTGGAGAAAGAAACGCCGAAATAG
- a CDS encoding alpha/beta fold hydrolase, translating to MDARIETKTIQTDRLLVSYLTAGVPEGEPLLLIHGNASANLFWDDTIAALCDQYRVYAPDMRGYGASEALPIDATRGLRDWSDDLHSFIRALGLPTPVHLAGWSLGGGIAMQFAIDHPQEVRSLILIAPMSPYGFGGTKDIAGNPCYSSFSGSGGGAVNSELVKRIAAKDMGNESPSSPRNVMNQLYFKPPFQVGPEQEDRYVRAILSTRTGEDFYPGTFEYVNDWPGVAPGTKGITNAISPKYVNLSGIVQMEPKCPILWIRGADDAIVSDQSLADFGTLGKRGYVPGWPGEDEYPPQPMVSQIRDVLEQYQRAGGSYQEIVMENVGHAPHIEKAEEFIELIRKTVRA from the coding sequence ATGGATGCACGAATCGAAACCAAAACGATTCAGACCGATCGATTGCTCGTTTCCTACCTGACAGCAGGCGTACCGGAAGGAGAACCGCTCCTCCTCATTCACGGCAATGCGTCAGCCAACTTGTTCTGGGATGATACCATTGCGGCTCTATGTGACCAGTACCGTGTATATGCACCTGATATGCGAGGCTATGGAGCAAGTGAAGCATTGCCCATTGATGCGACACGCGGTTTGCGAGACTGGTCGGATGACCTTCATTCGTTTATTCGGGCATTGGGCTTGCCAACACCTGTCCATCTTGCCGGCTGGTCGTTGGGTGGCGGGATCGCGATGCAGTTTGCCATCGATCACCCGCAGGAAGTCCGCTCTCTGATTCTCATCGCCCCTATGTCCCCTTACGGCTTTGGTGGAACCAAGGATATAGCTGGCAACCCGTGCTACAGCAGCTTCTCGGGCTCAGGTGGGGGAGCCGTCAACTCCGAGCTGGTCAAAAGGATTGCAGCCAAAGATATGGGAAATGAATCTCCCTCCAGTCCTCGCAATGTCATGAATCAGCTTTATTTCAAGCCCCCATTCCAAGTTGGCCCAGAGCAGGAAGACCGTTATGTGCGCGCCATACTCTCTACGAGAACGGGAGAGGACTTTTACCCCGGTACCTTTGAATACGTGAACGATTGGCCCGGCGTTGCTCCTGGAACGAAAGGAATTACGAATGCGATTTCTCCCAAATACGTAAATTTGTCCGGTATTGTCCAGATGGAGCCGAAGTGTCCGATTTTATGGATTCGCGGTGCAGATGATGCCATTGTCTCGGATCAGTCGCTGGCTGATTTCGGTACGCTGGGCAAGCGTGGCTATGTCCCCGGCTGGCCGGGGGAAGACGAATATCCCCCTCAGCCGATGGTCTCCCAAATTCGTGACGTGCTCGAACAATATCAGCGCGCTGGTGGTTCCTATCAGGAGATTGTCATGGAAAATGTGGGGCACGCTCCACATATCGAGAAAGCAGAGGAGTTTATCGAGCTCATTCGAAAAACCGTCAGGGCATGA